A region of Streptomyces cinnamoneus DNA encodes the following proteins:
- a CDS encoding protein kinase domain-containing protein — translation MPFPLHHDDPQQLGTYRLVARLGSGGMGTVYLGRSPGGRTVALKTMHARLASDPELRARFRLETDAARVIGGEYGAAVVDADPLAPTPWLATEYVLGPPLDEAVALAGPLPERSVRALGAVLAEALGQLHRSDVVHRDLKPSNILVTAFGPKVIDFGIARAVGDERLTRLGSTVGTPAFMSPEQAAGLDHTAAGDVFALAGVLVHAATGNGPFGTGRAADLLYRVRYAEPGLTGVPAALVPLLARCLDKDPARRPGTAELAHLLRDGDGPYGAGSHGGAGYGDFADRLPEVLLAEIARRACEVWEVRAHRLPAPPESRDAQVATTRSAGVSRRRLLGVTGGSLLGLAGAGAGAWAWFGRGDGAASASPSAPASASASAGSSAEGVPHVPTRAVWSARVEQVDDLLPPLVVGDQFVVLTKKGLVGLDATSRKEKWTCGKVQRAWQATTDGERVYAFVPGEKGGAPVVTVCSVNLANGEPEPLGEGIAVVDADVTAAHLLTAADGVVYLIARTGRPGATATERTAGWRLVAIDARTGRERWRQPLDDGGEYEPQSANARLVGRAVGGQLLLTRPWYEGHADRLQAWRAGQGAIAWRQVLLRGEADSSFVLPGRLAADNARVYFGSDRLSARHVSDGRRAWEFGPGRDVGGIAKGARRYGRPTVEGGVVYAAEGTRRIVAVSAASGELLWQTDLDAAMTPGLDIPPVAGERYLYVHATANGPGNTRGARSRDQLVAIDLHSHRTAWAMAVPDGLGRNLVAHERARVLVYGSGGLVCAVPFA, via the coding sequence ATGCCCTTCCCCCTGCACCACGACGACCCCCAGCAGCTCGGCACGTACCGGCTCGTAGCCCGGCTCGGCAGCGGCGGCATGGGCACCGTCTACCTGGGCCGTTCTCCCGGCGGTCGGACGGTCGCGCTGAAGACCATGCACGCGCGGCTCGCCTCGGACCCGGAACTGCGGGCCCGCTTCCGGCTGGAGACCGACGCGGCGCGGGTCATCGGCGGGGAGTACGGGGCGGCCGTCGTCGACGCCGATCCGCTGGCCCCCACGCCGTGGCTGGCCACCGAGTACGTCCTAGGTCCCCCGCTGGACGAGGCGGTCGCGCTCGCCGGCCCGCTGCCGGAACGCTCCGTGCGGGCGCTGGGCGCGGTCCTCGCCGAGGCGCTCGGGCAGCTGCACCGCTCGGACGTCGTGCACCGCGACCTCAAACCGTCGAACATCCTGGTCACCGCCTTCGGTCCGAAGGTCATCGACTTCGGCATCGCCCGCGCCGTCGGCGACGAGCGGCTGACGCGCCTGGGCTCCACGGTCGGTACGCCCGCCTTCATGTCACCCGAGCAGGCGGCGGGCCTGGACCACACGGCGGCGGGCGACGTGTTCGCGCTCGCGGGCGTCCTCGTCCACGCGGCCACCGGGAACGGGCCCTTCGGCACCGGCCGGGCCGCTGACCTGCTGTACCGGGTGCGGTACGCGGAGCCCGGCCTGACCGGCGTGCCGGCGGCGCTCGTTCCTCTGCTCGCGCGGTGCCTCGACAAGGACCCCGCGCGGCGTCCCGGCACGGCGGAGCTGGCGCACCTGCTCCGCGACGGGGACGGGCCCTACGGCGCGGGGTCTCACGGGGGCGCCGGCTACGGGGACTTCGCCGACCGGCTCCCCGAGGTGCTGCTCGCGGAGATCGCACGGCGTGCCTGCGAGGTGTGGGAGGTCCGGGCGCACCGGCTGCCGGCCCCGCCGGAGAGCCGGGACGCCCAGGTCGCGACCACGCGCTCGGCGGGTGTGTCCCGGCGGAGGCTGCTCGGTGTCACAGGCGGTTCGCTGCTCGGGCTGGCCGGAGCGGGGGCCGGGGCCTGGGCGTGGTTCGGGAGGGGTGACGGGGCCGCGTCGGCCTCCCCGTCCGCGCCGGCGTCGGCGTCGGCCTCCGCGGGTTCGTCAGCCGAGGGCGTTCCGCACGTCCCTACGCGCGCCGTGTGGTCGGCGCGCGTGGAACAGGTCGACGATCTGCTTCCCCCCTTGGTGGTCGGCGACCAGTTCGTGGTGCTGACCAAGAAGGGGCTCGTGGGGCTCGACGCCACGTCCCGCAAGGAGAAGTGGACCTGCGGCAAGGTCCAGCGGGCGTGGCAGGCGACTACGGACGGCGAGCGGGTCTACGCCTTCGTGCCCGGTGAGAAGGGCGGCGCGCCGGTGGTGACGGTGTGCTCCGTGAACCTCGCCAACGGCGAGCCGGAGCCGCTCGGTGAGGGGATCGCGGTCGTCGACGCGGACGTCACGGCGGCCCACCTGCTGACCGCCGCCGACGGGGTGGTCTACCTGATCGCCCGGACGGGCCGGCCCGGTGCCACGGCCACGGAGCGGACGGCGGGCTGGCGGCTCGTCGCGATCGACGCGCGGACCGGCCGGGAGCGCTGGCGACAGCCGCTCGACGACGGCGGCGAGTACGAGCCGCAGAGCGCCAACGCGCGTCTCGTCGGCCGGGCCGTAGGCGGCCAGCTGCTCCTCACCCGGCCCTGGTACGAAGGCCATGCCGACCGACTTCAGGCGTGGCGGGCCGGTCAGGGCGCGATCGCCTGGCGGCAGGTCCTGCTGCGCGGGGAAGCGGACAGTTCGTTCGTTCTGCCCGGGCGGCTCGCGGCGGACAACGCGCGCGTCTACTTCGGCAGCGACAGGCTGTCCGCCCGCCACGTCTCCGACGGGCGGCGGGCGTGGGAGTTCGGGCCCGGGCGTGACGTCGGCGGGATCGCGAAGGGGGCCCGCCGCTACGGCAGGCCGACGGTCGAAGGCGGCGTCGTGTACGCGGCCGAGGGGACGCGCCGGATCGTCGCCGTGTCCGCCGCCAGCGGCGAGCTGCTGTGGCAGACGGATCTCGACGCCGCCATGACGCCCGGCCTCGACATCCCGCCCGTGGCCGGGGAGCGGTACCTCTACGTGCACGCCACGGCGAACGGCCCGGGCAACACCCGGGGAGCGCGGTCCCGTGACCAGTTGGTCGCCATCGACCTGCACAGCCACCGGACGGCGTGGGCCATGGCCGTGCCCGACGGGCTCGGCAGGAACCTGGTGGCCCACGAACGGGCCCGGGTCCTCGTCTACGGCAGCGGGGGCCTGGTGTGCGCCGTCCCGTTCGCCTGA
- a CDS encoding serine/threonine protein kinase, producing the protein MEPLRHDDPRLIGPYTVVARLDPPDGDVPVPEDRFLARSADGDRTVLVGTALAGADAGRFAVETEGARRLIGAWSGPWFAPLTDAGEQDGLPWHACAYLPVLPLPAVLAAHGGPLPERTVRALGAALAEALLTLHSGGVAHAGLSPAAVLVTADGLRLTCFGALRAAAPAGRRHGGLPGVASGTVAPEGAAGGPPHPAGDVFALGAVLAYAATGHTVPERSELPDGLRGTVSACLAGDPAGRPRAERVLDELTGTAPAGAGASGAAPRGRSRAAALFGPGWLPGHVITALVRQSAALLAVETSLPGASPHR; encoded by the coding sequence ATGGAACCGCTGCGCCACGACGACCCGCGGCTGATCGGCCCGTACACCGTCGTGGCCCGGCTCGATCCACCGGATGGGGACGTACCGGTTCCGGAGGATCGTTTCCTCGCGCGGAGTGCGGACGGCGACCGCACGGTCCTGGTCGGCACGGCCCTCGCCGGGGCCGACGCCGGGCGTTTCGCGGTGGAGACGGAGGGTGCCCGGCGGCTGATCGGGGCGTGGTCCGGGCCGTGGTTCGCCCCGTTGACGGATGCCGGGGAGCAGGACGGGCTGCCCTGGCACGCCTGCGCGTACCTGCCCGTCCTGCCGTTGCCCGCCGTGCTCGCCGCACACGGCGGGCCGCTGCCCGAGCGCACCGTCCGCGCTCTGGGAGCCGCCCTAGCCGAGGCCCTCCTCACGCTCCACTCGGGCGGGGTGGCGCACGCGGGGCTCTCCCCCGCCGCCGTGCTGGTCACGGCGGACGGCCTGCGGCTGACGTGCTTCGGTGCCCTGCGGGCGGCGGCCCCGGCCGGGCGGCGGCACGGCGGGCTGCCCGGCGTCGCGTCCGGCACCGTGGCGCCGGAAGGGGCCGCCGGCGGCCCCCCGCACCCGGCCGGCGACGTCTTCGCGCTGGGGGCGGTCCTGGCGTACGCGGCCACCGGGCACACCGTCCCCGAGCGGAGCGAGCTGCCCGACGGCCTCCGCGGGACGGTCTCCGCCTGCCTCGCCGGCGACCCGGCGGGCAGGCCACGGGCCGAGCGGGTGCTGGACGAGCTGACCGGCACCGCTCCGGCCGGCGCCGGTGCGTCCGGCGCGGCTCCGCGCGGCCGGAGCCGGGCGGCCGCCCTGTTCGGGCCCGGATGGCTGCCCGGGCACGTCATCACGGCACTCGTCCGGCAGTCGGCGGCCCTGCTGGCCGTGGAGACCTCCCTGCCGGGTGCGTCCCCCCACCGCTGA